A region of the Sphingobium yanoikuyae genome:
TTGTCATCCCCGCGGATCGCGGCGGCATCACTGCCGATTTCATGCCGGGCTGAGACGCTGCCGCCCGAACCCATCCCCTGAGCAGCAGATCCGGCGTCCGCACACGATGCCGACGGAAGGAGCACGCCCATGACCATCGCCACTCATGACTTCACCCGCAATGCGAAAGTTCCGCTCGGTCACTGTTCGGCCGGCACGCTGGAACTGGATCTCGGCAAACTGATGTCGGGCCGATGCCTGATCCAGGGATCGTCGGGCGCAGGCAAGAGCCAGACGCTGCGCCGGATCATCGAGGAGGCCTTCGATTATCTGACCACGATCATCGTCGATCCCGAAGGCGAGTTCGCCAATCTTGCCGCGCATATCGGCGCCACCACCGTCATCGCGCGCGACTATGCCAATGACGGTCTTACCGCGCTCGCGCTGCGCACCCGCCAGCACCGCATTGCCCTGCATCTCGATCTCACGGATCTGGAGCCCGACCACCGCATTGAGAAGGCCGCCGCCTTCTTCGCAGGGCTCCTCTCGGCGCCGCGCGAGCATTGGGCACACACGGTGCTGGTCTGCATCGATGAAGCGCATCTGCTCGCACCGCATATGGCGGCCTCGGCCCGCGACGCCGAAACACGCCGCCTAGGCGTCGCTACCCTCACTGACATGTGCGCGCGCGGGCGCAAACGCGGGATTGGCACGATCATCGCCACGCAGCGTCTCGCCAAGCTCGCCAGTTCAGTGGTCTCCGAACTGCATAATCACCTGATCGGTCTCAACGTCTTTGACCGTGACGTGGCGCGCGCCGCTGACCTGCTCGGCTTCGCCAGCGATCAGGCGGCGCTGCTCCGCCAGTTGCCGCCGGGAGAGTTCTTCGCCTTCGGACCCGCGCTCTCGCCCCTGCCGGTACTGGCGAAGATCGATCCCACGATCACACCGCATATCGGTCGAACACCCGATCTGGTCGCCGCCGCCGATCTCGACGCGGACGAGAGCCGCACGCTCCTCGATCTAGACACCTTGCGCGAGGTCGCACCAGCCAGGACCACCCATGCCGTCATGCGGGGGCAACGCGCGCTCGACGCTTTCCTGCTCGATCCCGCTGCATCCGCCGCCGCACGCATCGTCGGGGCGCTGGGCAGCATCGCGCCTAACGCGACCACCGCAGATGATCTTGCGCGCCATCTCGCGCTCCCCACCACTGACATCGACGCCGGTCTCGATCTGCTCGCCGCGATCGGCGCCTCGGACACCATGCCGCGCGGCGATACGCGTATCGCGCGCCTGTCGGCCCGGTTGCGCCTGCGCGTCGTCGACACTCCAGTCGTCGGCTTGGCCTGAAGGAAGCCCACCATGACCCAAACCAGCTTTGATCTCGACGCCGATATCGTCGAACTGACCCCGTTCGTCCCCGCGACGGAGACCGCGCCGACCATTCCGCTCTCTGAACTGGCTTTCCGCGCGGATGCGTGGCTTCCCGATGAGACGGCGCGCCTCCGCGCGGCATTTATCGACGATTGCACGATGGAGGAGATCGCCGCCCGGCTTAGGCGGTCCCGGGCCGCCGTCGCTACCCGGATCCATGACCTGGGCCTGCGCCGTAATTCGCGGCAAGCATGGAGCGACTGGGACGATGAGGAACTGGCGCGCTGCTACGCTCACGAGTCGACCGCGACATTGGCGGCGCGGCTGGGCCGCGGGGTGAGCGCGCTCTATGCCCGCGCCCGGCTGCTCGGCCTCTCCGAGCCCGGATCCCCGCGGTACAGTGGCTGGGAGGACGCGCAGCTGCGCGCCGGCTACGCGAAAGGCGTTCCTGTCGCGCAGATCGCGAGCCTGATCGGGCGACCCTTCGCCGGTGTCATCTCGCGCGCTTCGGCGCTGGGGCTGCGCCATGCCTGCCAG
Encoded here:
- a CDS encoding ATP-binding protein → MTIATHDFTRNAKVPLGHCSAGTLELDLGKLMSGRCLIQGSSGAGKSQTLRRIIEEAFDYLTTIIVDPEGEFANLAAHIGATTVIARDYANDGLTALALRTRQHRIALHLDLTDLEPDHRIEKAAAFFAGLLSAPREHWAHTVLVCIDEAHLLAPHMAASARDAETRRLGVATLTDMCARGRKRGIGTIIATQRLAKLASSVVSELHNHLIGLNVFDRDVARAADLLGFASDQAALLRQLPPGEFFAFGPALSPLPVLAKIDPTITPHIGRTPDLVAAADLDADESRTLLDLDTLREVAPARTTHAVMRGQRALDAFLLDPAASAAARIVGALGSIAPNATTADDLARHLALPTTDIDAGLDLLAAIGASDTMPRGDTRIARLSARLRLRVVDTPVVGLA